The Candidatus Limnocylindrales bacterium genome includes the window GCAATGGTTATTTTCTCCTTATTCTCGACCTTGGCCCACATACTCCCTGAAGCATCCAGAATAAACAAAACATTAGCCCCCGAGGATTCCGCGGCCAAAGCTTGAGTGGGACTCTGGAAAAGTAGAAATCCTGCCAGGAACGTAAAAAATAAAGGAAAAGAAAGGACCTTGGGGGAACCTTTAACTGGGAGTTTCATAGAAGACCTCCTTTTGTTGGGTTTTAAAAAGGGTTTAGGGTTTATGAGAGGCAAATATAAAATAAAAGTCAACGATTCCTTCTTCGTTCCTGTTCCGTGAGATATTTCTTTCGTAATCGGATACTCTTAGGAGTCACTTCCACCAGTTCATCCTGCTCGATGAATTCCAAAGCCTGTTCCAGGGTTAAAGTTCGGTGTGGGATAAGTCGAATGGCCTCATCGGCGGTAGAAGATCGCATATTGGTCAGGCGTTTTTCTTTGCAGGGATTGACGGTCATATCCTGTTCCCTGGAGTTCTGCCCGATGATCATTCCTTCGTACACCGGTACCCCGGGTCCCAGGAACAGGACGCCGCGTTCCTGGAGGTTCCAGAGAGCATAGGCAACCGTTATACCGGTCTCACCCGAGATAAGGACGCCGTTGGGTCGTCTGACCAGTTTTCCTTTAAACGGTTCATAGTGAGAGAAAGAGTGATCCAGCAATCCTTCTCCTTTGGTATCCATCATGAACTCGGTGTAATATCCCAGGAGACCTCGGGTTGGAATCAAATATTCCAGGACTGTTACCCCATGCTCCGAGCGCATCCCTTGCATCTCCCCTTTACGGAGTCCCAACTTTTCGATAACGGTTCCGGCATAAGGATCAGGAACGGTAATCACAAGCTGTTCAATGGGTTCCATAACGACCCCACCGACTTCTTTAGTAATTACTTCCGGCCGGGAGACCTGAACTTCATATCCTTCTCGTCGCATTGTCTCCAACAAGATAGAAAGATGGAGTTCCCCGCGTCCGGAGACCTTGTATCCTTCCACACCTCCTAAGGATTCGACCCTAAGACCCACATTGGTCTGTATCTCCCGTTCCAGCCGTTCCTTAAGCTGACGGTTGGTTACGAATCTCCCCTCTTTTCCGGCAAAAGGTGAGTCATTGACCAGGAAGTTCATAGTCAGGGTAGGTTCCCCGATCTTTAAAGGGGGCATGGGCCGTGGAGCTTCTGGCAGGCAGATGGTATCTCCGATGGTAATTCCTTCGATTCCTGCAATGGCTACAATATCTCCGCAGGGAGCTTCTTCCACTTCTTTTCGCTTGAGCCCTTCAAAGACAAAAAGCCTGTTTATCTTCGCAGGTTCTATCCTTCCATCCCGTTTACAAACCACCACAGGGGTCTGTCTTTTGATTTTTCCCTGATAGACGCGTCCGATTCCAATCCGTCCTATATAATCATCGTAATCCAGGCTGGTAACTTGAATCTGTAAAGGAAGATCTGCCTTGTCAGCAGAAGAGGGAACATGGGCCAAAATCGTTTCAAAGAGGGGACCTAAATCTTTACCTTCTTCTTCCAGACTTCGTTTTGCAATGCCCTGTCGGGCAATGGTGTAGAGGATTGGAAAATCCAGTTGTTCATCGGTGGCCCCCAGTTCCATAAAAAGTTCAAACACCAGATCCACCACATGATGGGCCCGCTGATCTTTCCGATCAATTTTATTGATCACGACGATGGGCCTTAATCCCAACTCCAAAGATTTTTTCAAAACGAACTTCGTTTGAGGCATGGGACCCTCTGCGGCATCCACAAGGAGTAAAACCGAATCGACTGTTTTCAGAATCCGCTCCACTTCCGAACCAAAATCTGCATGACCCGGGGTATCTACAATATTAATCTTGACCCCCTTGTAGGAAATCGCAGCATTTTTAGAGAAAATCGTAATACCCCGCTCCCGTTCCAGTTCGTTGGAATCCATGATACATTCAACAACCGGTTCATTGGCCCGGAAAGCTCCACTCTGTCTCAAAAGATGATCTACCAGGGTCGTCTTACCATGATCTACGTGGGCAATAATTCCAATATTGATAATCCGTTGCATAATAGTTTTAAAATGCCTCCTACTTTTCTACCGATCTGTATATCCGTTATCCGAATAAATGTAAGGGTTTATTAATATACGGTCAAGGAAATTAAATTTCAACGGCTGGAATTCAAAACGAATGATGAACGGCGAAGGGTTAACGGGAAGGATAAAAATTTATTTTCCTATGATAAGGTCCGGGGAAAAATATAGACACCTTCCTATTTACAGAAAAGGATGGAAAGTGATACTTTACTTTCAGTACCTGATTCGGCAAGGTTAAATTAGGTTTTAACCTTAAAAGCTCGGTAGGAGCAATCTGTTGGTAGCAATCAAGAGTCCTGGAGTGGGACCCTATGGTCTACCAACAGATCGCCTCGTTGAGGCTTTTTAGGTAATTTAACAGAGTCGAGCTCAGGAACCAGAAATCTATTTGAATATTCTGTAATCAGGAGGACAGAGGTATGAGTCTTTCTACTTCCAGTATTTTTGAACCCATTACCGAACCAGAGATCCTTGAAAGTATTAAAGCCCTCCCCACCGAAGATGATTTGCCATATGACGATGGAGAGCCTATGGAAAGTGAACGTCATTTAATGCAGATGATCGTTTTGATTCAATCCCTTAGAGAAGGCTGGTCCACGCCCCGGAGCTATTATGTAGGTGGAAATATGTTTTTGTATTATGAATTGAATAGCGAAAAGAAATTTCGAGGGCCGGACTTTTTCCTGGTATTGGATGTAAATAATCGGGAGCGGAAGAGTTGGGTAGTCTGGCAGGAAGGAATGCGATTCCCGGATTTAATTATAGAAATTTTATCTGATAAAACGCGGGAAATCGATAAAGGGGAAAAAAAAGAATTGTACGAGCGGATTTTTCGGACTCCGGAATATTACCTGTTTGATCCATTTACCCAGGAATTTATAGGCTTAAAGTTACGAGATGGTTCTTATGAGGAGGAAATGCCCGATGAAGAGAGAAAAATCTATTCAAAAGTGACAGGACTCTATTTAGTTATAAAAGACGGGTGGTTGCGTTGGATGACTCCAGAGGGAATTATTTTGCCTACCCCCTCTGAACGGGCAGATCAGGAAAAACAACGGGCAGACCAGGAAAAACAACGGGCAGATCAGGCGGAACAACGACTAAAACAGGTAGAACAACTGCTTGAAGAATATAAACGTCGTTTTGGGAGTTTGGAGGAATAACCCGGAGAGGAGAATATCCCTTTTCGAGGAGATAAGATAAAAGCACTAGAGAAGATAGAGGGTAACGTTTAAAGATCTGAAAAAGCATTCATAGAAAGAGGGATCAGAAACGAATGATGCCGTGTGTTTTCTGTCGAATTGTTGCAAAAGAGACCCCGGCCCATATCGTTTATGAGGATGATAAGACGCTGGGGTTTTTAGATCATCTCCCGATTCATCGGGGTCATACGTTGGTGATTCTTAAGGATCATCATGAAAGCTTGTTAGATATCCCGGCGGAGGGTTTAAAAGATTTAATTTTGGCCACTCAGAAGGTCGGAGCAGGAGTTATAAAGGCTATGGGAGCAGAGGGATTTAATCTGGTTATGAATAACGGTCGTAGTGCCGGACAAGAAGTTCCCCATGCTCATTTTCACATCCTTCCCAGGTTTCGAGGAGATGGACTCCGGATAGGATTTCCAAGGAATCGCTATCCAGAGGAGGAGATGAGAAGGATTCAGGAAGCTATTAAAAAAGAGCTATCTTAGCGAATCAGATCCGGGAAGTGCTTCATCATCCATTCGTCGAGGTACTGTTGAATTTCGTTGGAGGTGGTAAAGGATAGAACCTCCTTAGCGACCTTTTCGGCCTGGGAAAGGGTAACGGAGCGGATGACCCTTTTAACCTTTAAAAGGGAGTCTGCATTCATACTGAAGCTATCCAATCCCAATCCCAATAAGATGACAGTATATTTAGGATCTCCGGCCATTTCTCCACACATACCTACCGGGATATTTTCTTCGTGACCTGCCTTAATAATATGAGCCAGGAGCCTTAAAATGGAAGGATGATAAGGTTCATAGAGGTAGGCTACTTTCTCATTTTCTCGATCTATGGCCAGGCAATACTGAATGAGGTCATTGGTTCCAATACTAAAGAAATCTACTTCTTTGGCCAGGAAGTCTGCAATAATGGCGGCCGAGGGAACTTCTACCATGATTCCTACCGGGATATTCTTATCGTAAGGAATCCCTTCTTGATCCAACTCTTCTTTAACTTCGTCAAGAATCGCATTGGCTTTTTTGAGTTCATCTACACCAGAAATCATGGGATACATAATCTGAAGTTTACCGTATTGACTGGCCCTCAGAATAGCACGGAGTTGAGTTTTAAAAAGATCCTTATGGGTCAGACAGAGTCGAATAGCCCGTAGCCCGAGTACGGGATTCTTTTCTCCGGCAATATCTAGCGGAGATAAAACTTTTTCCCCACCCAGATCAATGGTACGGATAATAGCCGAATTAGGAGCTATACGTTCTGCCAGGGTTTTATAAACCTGGAAGTGCTCTTCTTCCGAGGGGAGGTCGTGGCGGTTCAGGTAGAGAAACTCCGTGCGATATAATCCTATTCCCTCGGCACCATATTTAAGGGCCAGATCAACTTCTTTTAACAATTCTACATTGGCCAGAAGAGAAACCTTTTGAAAATCCAGGGTTAAAGCCGGGAGGTCTTTTAATCTTAAAAGTTCGTTAATTTCATAATCATACTGTCGCTGTTTTTCCAGGTAAACTTCGAGAACATCCGAAGAAGGATTGACAATCACGATCCCCTCCGTCCCATCCACAATGAGCAGATCTCCGGTATCCACGGAAGCATACAAACCAGCTACCCCTACTACAGCCGGAATTCCCAAAGAATGGGCCATGATTGCACTATGGGAGGTTTTGCTTCCGGCATCGGTTACAAAGCCAATAACCCGTTCTTTAGACATTTGCACGGTATCCGAAGGAGAGAGGTCATAGGCAACTACAATGACATCTTCTTTCAGGTTATCCAGAGGATTTTCTTCATAACCGATAAGGTTTCTTAGAATGCTGTTTCCTGCATGGGTTATATCCATTTGACGTTCTCGCAGATACTCTGTTTCCGCATGAGCAAGATTTGCCTTGAATCGATCAATTACTTGTTTTAATGCCCACTCGGCAGACACCTTATATTTTTTGATATAATTGACAGTCTCCTCCACCAAGGTACTGTCTTCCAGAAGCATCAGGTGGACTTCAATAATTTTAGCCTGTTCATTATCCTGACCTTCCAGTTTCTTTTTAACTTCCTCTAAATCAGCTTTTGCCCGTTCTACTGCCTTTCGAAAACGATCCGTTTCCTCCTCTACTTCAGAGTTTCTAATCCAGGATGGATTAATCTCCAACTCTGGATGATCTAAACGGAAAGCTCTTCCTATAACGATTCCTGGCGCTACGCCGATACCCTTGAACATGGTTTATTTCTCCCCAAATCCATTTTCTATGAGTTGGGTCAGTTCCTCTAACATTTCAGAGGCATCTTCCCCTTCTGCCTCTAAAGTGATCCGCGAACCTTTTGCTGCAGCTAAGGTAAGAACTCCCATAATACTCTTCCCATTCACCTGTTGATCATCTTTCGTCAGAATAAGTTTTGCTTTATATTTATTAGAAGTTTTTACAAGCATTGCTGCAGCCCTCGCATGTAGACCCAGTTCATTTTTAATTTCAGCCGTACGCTTTTGCTTCATAAGCCATATGCAAGGATTATACTGGCCAGACCTACGATAGCTACTTGCCAGTATATGGACCATCCCTGGCGGCTCAATCTACTAAAGAGTAGAATCAAAATAAGGGAACAGAGCTTAAGGATCAGCCGATGATCTTCCAGAAAAACGTCTTTAGTGTTCAATTGTAAGGCAGTTATACCTCCTAAGATGGGCAGGGCTATTTGTTTGAAAATCTTGGCCAGACCTGTTAAATTCAGTTGCTCAATTTTCTTTGCGGCTAAGTCTTCCTGGGAATATCCCCACATAACTCCCATGACGCGAACCTGCAGGTGAAACAGATTATAAACGATAAAAAATACCACAGGGCCCAGGAACGCGATACGACCTCCCAGGACCATACAGGTCAGGCCTAAAGCTGCTACAAAGGGCCTTAAGGCTCCCCAGAAGAAAGCATCTCCAATGGCTGCATAAGGTCCAGAGGTCATTGTTTTAAAGGAGATGATTTCTTCTTCTGTGGGACGCCCGGTTTGAGCACGCTTTTCTTCCATTTGTGCTACGGCCCCCAGGATAAAAGATGCAAAATAAGGATGGGTATTAAAAAACCTTAAATGGCGTAAAAAACTTCGCACCCTTTCTTCCGGGGAGGTATAAAGTTTTTGAAGGATAGGGGCCAATGCAAAAACAAACCCTAAGCTTTGCATACGCTGAAAACTCCAGGACGCCTGGAGAAAAAAAGATCTCAAAATAATTTTAAATAAATCCCATCGGTTTATCCGTTCTTGCATAGGTTTAACCCGGTCAGGAGAAATAAGGAATAAGAATGGTTACTACGGTTTTCCCTTCCAGGTTCTCCGGATTTTAAGTAAAGGAACTCCTATGGCTATCACTAGACCCATCTCTGGAGGTAACTTTAGACCCTCGACCAAGAACAAACAGAGAAAAAATGCGATGAAAAAACTACTTAATCCACCGGGTACCTTTAGTAGGTGAAGGGCTGATCCCACACCTAGGGTAAGAAATAAACTATTAAACACCCCGGCGAATCTGACAAAGCCAGGAGAGGTAAAAAAAGAAATCTGGGTACTCAAGTATAAGAGGCCTTTTTCCAGTAAAAGAATCAAAGTCGTTCCAATCAGGATCAAGGTAAAACCTTTAAGGAAGAAGATGAGAATGCCACTGAGGTGTTTGAGATTAACCGCGCTGAGATGGCCTTGCAGAACACTGATATCAGCAGATAAAGCCAGTTGATTATTCAGTTGTCTGACCCAGATATCCGCCCAGACGGTAGCCGGCGCAAATATTATCACCAGGACCAGGCTAAATAGAACAGCAACGGCCGGGCTCCAGAAATGGAGGCCAAGAATAGCCGTACCTGAACAAATACAGGCTAAAATGGAATTATCGGGGGGTACCACAGCTCCCGCCGGAACATAGGAGGTCCATAGAAGTTGAAGTAAAGCCCCCGTGATAAGGCCAAGCTGGGGATTATCCAATAACAGGCCTATCAAAGTGGCTGCTATAAGGGGTTGAGAAAGCATAACCTGAAGAACGGCAACGTTATCTAAAGATAACAGGCCTCCTACCACACTGATCGCTAAAATGTCCGTAATATTAGGGAGTAACATTTTTTACCTTCGCCAATACTTTTTGAAAACTTGCCGGGTGATCTACTGGCACCATTCTTAAATCGATATCAACGCCACAATCGGTCAATTGCTCAAGAAACTCCAACTCTTCTGGTGTTACAGAGACGGTCTTGGTAAGGGGGACACCTTGAGGTACCTGCTCGGTAATGCCGATGTTGAGGGATTTAATAGCCAGTCCAGCCTGTACGGCACTCTGTAGATCACGGATGCTGCTAAAAAGCAAAAGGATTTTTTCTTGTTTAAACTCTTTTTGGTTAAGTAAGTTAACTATTTCAGAAACCGGAGCAGCACGAAAACAGACCCCTTCCGGTAAGCTTAAACGCATAATAGTCTGGATCGATGGGTTCTGAGATACGGAATCATTGGCGATAATAATCGAAGTTCCCTTCACATAAGGTAGCCAACTACAGATTACCTGTCCGTGAATTAATCGGGCATCGACACGTACCAGCTCCAAAGACATTTTTTAAAGGATAAATAAAAAGCGAAGGACGAAGGATAAAAACCGCCTTTCCTGTATTTCTGTGTTGGCTTCATCCTTCATCCTTTATCCTTCCTCCGGTTGCGTTAGCGGTGGAGAAATTCACTGGCGACATGGATACTATTCTGACCCGTCTTTTTTACAGCACTTGCAAGTTCTTTAAGGGAAATTGTGCCGTTGTTTGTTGTAGCGAGTTTCAACAGCATGGGCAGATTAACTCCGGTAATCACTTCAACATGCAACTCATCGAGGAAGGACAGACTGATATTAGAGGGGGTCCCTCCGAACATATCTGTAAAAACCAAAACGCCAGATCCATCATCGACTTCCTTAATAGCTTTCCGAATTCTCTCCCTTGCCGAATTAACCCCATCATTTACATCAATGGAGACCGATCTAACACGGGTTAATGGACCCACAATCATCTCGGCAGCGTGAACAAGTTCTTGAGCAAATTGGCCGTGTGCTACAACGACAGCACCAATCATTATTGATTACAGTCCGCGGTCCGTTGTTACCCTAAAGGCCCTCTGATAGGCCTGAGTTACTGCAAACAAGCAGGCGAAATTAAGGTCGCTACTCCAAACTTGCAACAGACAACGGACAACGGATAATTCATGAAAGATCATTGATTTTTAAGTTTTTTATTAAGTTTGTCATTAAGATCTTTGGCCGAATCAAAACCCATTTCCTTTAAAAGCTGGTTCCTTGCTGCAACTTCTACAATCATGGCCATATTTCGTCCGGGACCTACCGGCATTTCAATATAAGGTAAATTTACATTTAAAATACTTAATTTTTTTTCTGTAAGACCTAATCGTTCATATTCCAGGGAGGATTTCCACTCAACAAACTTAATAACCAAATTTATCTCCTTTTGGTGTGCTACAGAGGCAATTCCGAAGAGATCCTTAATATTAATAATACCTAATCCTCGGACTTCCATCAAGTCCTGAAGCAATTCCGAGGCCATTCCGATGAGTTTATTGGGGAAGATCCGCTTGATAAAAACCACGTCATCTGCAACCAAACGATGTCCTCTTACAACCAGGTCTAAGGCACACTCACTTTTACCGATCCCACTATCTCCCAACATGAGCACCCCAGCCCCATAAACATCCACCAAGACCCCGTGCATACTGATAGAAGAAGCCAGACGGTATTCTAGAAAAGCATTGATTTCATTAATGCAGGCTGCACTGGTCATAGAGGTACGCAGAGTGGGAATATGGGCTCTATTGGCCTCTTCTAGAAGCTCTTTAGGTACTTCCTGGCCTTTTGTAACGACAATGCAAGAAATGGTCATGTTCATGAAGTCGCGAATCCTTTTCTTTCGTTCCTCACTGGGTAGCTCAAAGAGGTAGGTAATTTCCGTTTCTCCTAAGACTTGAACCCTATTGGGATGTACGTGCTTAAGAAAACCGGCAAATGCAAGCCCGGGTTTTTGGATTCGATAGTGACCGATTCTATTTTCAAGACCCTCCTCCCCGGCCAGAATCTCGAACTGAAGAAGCTTTAATCCTTCTTTTAACTCCCGAACGGTTATACTACTTTCGGTACTCACTTTAGGAAATAAGGAAGTATGGGAGTATGGGAGTATGGGAGTGTGGAAGTGTGGAGGTATAGGGGTGTAGAAGTAGAGACTCCCATACTCCCATACTCCCATACCCCAACACTCCCAACTCCTAGCTCCTTAGTACTTTGCATCTTCTTTAGCAATAATATCATAGATCTCTTTTTTTGTTTTAGCCTGAATAAGAGCCGATCGAACTTCAGAATTTTTAAAAAGGCGGGAAATTCGCGCCAGAATTTTTAAATGAACCCCTGCAGAATTATCCGGAACTAACAATAAAAAGAATAAATAGACGGGTTGTCCATCTAAGGCCTCAAAATCAACCCCTTTTAAACAACGCCCGAAAGCAGCCCGGGTTTCTTTAAGTCCTCTGGATTTTCCATGGGGAATAGCGATACCCTCTCCAATACCTGTACTTCCCAGCTTTTCTCTTTCTATCAAGCTATTTAAAACACTCTGCTTATCTACATGGGGTACTCGCTGTAGAGCTGCTTCTGTTAATACCTCCAAAACCTCAAGCTTATTCGTAGCCTGAACATCCGGTAGAATAGCTTCTTCATCGAGAATATCCGTTAATTTCATTCTACAACGTAAAACGCAAAGCATAAAACGTAAGGAACTATCTTCCCGCGGCTCAACGTTTTACATTTTACGTTTTACGTTTTATGCTTTACTGGAAAGTGGGTTCAATCAGGCCATAATTGCCGTCATTTCTTCTATAAAGGACGTTAATTTGGTTTGTTTCATGGTTAAGAAAGACCAGAAAACCATCCTGAGAAAGTCCCATTTGGAGGGTTGCTTCTTCCAGAGACATGGGTTTCACGGCGAACTTTTCCGTTCGAATGACCCGAGGAGAAAAAGTAGCTCCTTCTTCCGATTCAAATTGAACAGATTCAGAAATAGATTGAGCCACCTTACCCAGGTTTTTAGGAAGCTTTTTTGACTTACGAGAGGTGATTTTCCCTTTCCGTTTCTTGATTTGTTTTTCAATTTTATCTATAACGCTGTCGATGGCCTGATACATATCTCCGGTTTCTTCTTGACCATGGATTTTTGTTCTCTTGGCCTGTAAGGTTACCTCTGCCATATGCCGATATTTTTCTACGGAAAGTATGATGTGGGCTTCAACGATATGGAGATACTTCCCCAGTTTTTCGATCTTGGTTGTTACATACTCTCGAAGTGCATTTGTAATTTCCAGGTGTCGGCCCGTAATGTTAATTTGCATAGATTTCCCTCCTCCGATGGGTAACTGGTCCTTATGTAATGAGTGGCGAGTGAGGAGGAATAAGCGATGAATAAAGTGGCGAGGGGTGAATAGAAAAAGCTTTACCCATCACTCATTACTTAGGAGGTTTTACGTTTTCGTTTAACTGAAGAGGGAATATTTAGATCTTCCCGGTACTTAGCGATGGTTCTTCGGGCTATTTCAATACCATCTTTCTTTAAAAGATCCAGAATTTCCTTATCACTATAAGGATTCGCCGTATCCTCATTTAAAATAATGTTCTTTATTTTTTCTTTCACTGCAATAGAGGAAATATCATTACCGGAAGTACGGCTTAGCCCACTGTGGAAAAAGAATTTAAGTTCAAAGATTCCCCTCGGCGTATGCATGTATTTATTGGTTGTCACCCGACTGACGGTGGATTCGTGCATAGAAATATCTTCGGCCACATCGCGTAATACAAGGGGTTTTAAATGGCTGATTCCGTGATCCAGGAACTCGCTTTGAAATTTAATGATACTTTTACCCACTTTATAGATGGTTCGTTTACGCTGTTCAATGCTTCGAATGAGCCAGATAGCAGACCGCAGCTTTTGTTCCACATATTGTCGGGTGGATTCGGAGACCTCCGCATTGTTGTGTCGAAGGATGCTTTTATAAAGGCTATTGATTCGCAAGCGGGGAATATCTTCTTCATTCAAAACGACTTCGTATTCTGATCCCATTTTATAGACGTACAAATCGGGAATAATGTATCGGGTTTTTTCATCAGAATATTCCAACCCGGGCTTGGGATTTAGCTTTTTAAGAATTTTATGAGCCAGTTTAATATCTTCGACCGTGGTATTAAATTTACTGGCCAGTTCTTGATATTTTCCTCTTACCAGAGGTTCCAGCAAGTTTTCCTGGATAATTTTTTCGATAACGGTATTTTGCAGCTTGAGGTGTTGGATCTGAATCAGAAAACACTCCCGATAGTCCCTGGCTCCGACCCCGGCCGGATCAAAATTCTGAATTTTTCTTAAAACCCTCTCCACATCTTCTACCCGACACAGGGCCTCCTGGGCAATGTCTTCCAAAGGCGTTCGTAAATATCCATCTTCTTCTATATTACCGATAATAAGCGTACCGATTCGCAGTTCTTCTTCACTGGAGGTAGTCAGTTGAAGTTGCCATATCAGATGGTCGATGAGGGAGGAGGATTTGGTCAGGATATTTTCATAAGAAGGTCCTTCGCTATCGGGATCCCACTCGGTAAATTCTCCTAACCCACTGGGATTATCTTCAAAATAATCTTCCCAATTAACCAAATCCGATGATTTTTTTTCCTCGGGTTCTGTTTCCAGGGGCTCTTCCCAGGTGGGAGGGGGACTCTCAATCTGAATAGATGACTCACCGTCTAGTTCTCGCTCGATTTCCTCGATCCCTATCTTTTCTTGATCCGGTTCATCCTCTAAAGAAACTTCCAACAAAGGATTCTCGATAACTTCTTGCTCAATCATCTCCTTCAGTTCCAATGCAGACATTTGCAGCAGTTTAATAGCCTGCTGTAACATGGGCGTCATGACAAGACGCTGAGTCATTTTGAGATTGAGTCTGGTATCCATGATCATAGTACTAAACCACTCCAACTTCCATATTCAAAGCTCAAGGTAAAGAATCTTTTACCTTGGGCCTCAAATGATGAAATCTCAAAACTACAATACAAAATCCTCTCCCAAATAAAGTTCTTTGGCCTTTTTATTAAAAGCCAGTTCTAAAGGAGTTCCTGAAAAACGTATTTCCCCATCAGTGAGAATATAAGCCCGGTCTGTAGTCTTCAAAGTCTCACGGACATTATGGTCGGTAATTAAAACCCCGATTCCCCGATAAGCTAGTTGGGCGATGATATCTTGGATATCTGCTACCGCCTTGGGATCAATGCCGGCAAAAGGCTCATCTAACAGAATAAAAGAGGGAGAGGTAACCAACGCTCT containing:
- a CDS encoding PTS system mannose/fructose/sorbose family transporter subunit IID; the encoded protein is MQERINRWDLFKIILRSFFLQASWSFQRMQSLGFVFALAPILQKLYTSPEERVRSFLRHLRFFNTHPYFASFILGAVAQMEEKRAQTGRPTEEEIISFKTMTSGPYAAIGDAFFWGALRPFVAALGLTCMVLGGRIAFLGPVVFFIVYNLFHLQVRVMGVMWGYSQEDLAAKKIEQLNLTGLAKIFKQIALPILGGITALQLNTKDVFLEDHRLILKLCSLILILLFSRLSRQGWSIYWQVAIVGLASIILAYGL
- a CDS encoding PTS sugar transporter subunit IIC, whose amino-acid sequence is MLLPNITDILAISVVGGLLSLDNVAVLQVMLSQPLIAATLIGLLLDNPQLGLITGALLQLLWTSYVPAGAVVPPDNSILACICSGTAILGLHFWSPAVAVLFSLVLVIIFAPATVWADIWVRQLNNQLALSADISVLQGHLSAVNLKHLSGILIFFLKGFTLILIGTTLILLLEKGLLYLSTQISFFTSPGFVRFAGVFNSLFLTLGVGSALHLLKVPGGLSSFFIAFFLCLFLVEGLKLPPEMGLVIAIGVPLLKIRRTWKGKP
- the ptsP gene encoding phosphoenolpyruvate--protein phosphotransferase; protein product: MFKGIGVAPGIVIGRAFRLDHPELEINPSWIRNSEVEEETDRFRKAVERAKADLEEVKKKLEGQDNEQAKIIEVHLMLLEDSTLVEETVNYIKKYKVSAEWALKQVIDRFKANLAHAETEYLRERQMDITHAGNSILRNLIGYEENPLDNLKEDVIVVAYDLSPSDTVQMSKERVIGFVTDAGSKTSHSAIMAHSLGIPAVVGVAGLYASVDTGDLLIVDGTEGIVIVNPSSDVLEVYLEKQRQYDYEINELLRLKDLPALTLDFQKVSLLANVELLKEVDLALKYGAEGIGLYRTEFLYLNRHDLPSEEEHFQVYKTLAERIAPNSAIIRTIDLGGEKVLSPLDIAGEKNPVLGLRAIRLCLTHKDLFKTQLRAILRASQYGKLQIMYPMISGVDELKKANAILDEVKEELDQEGIPYDKNIPVGIMVEVPSAAIIADFLAKEVDFFSIGTNDLIQYCLAIDRENEKVAYLYEPYHPSILRLLAHIIKAGHEENIPVGMCGEMAGDPKYTVILLGLGLDSFSMNADSLLKVKRVIRSVTLSQAEKVAKEVLSFTTSNEIQQYLDEWMMKHFPDLIR
- a CDS encoding HPr family phosphocarrier protein; the encoded protein is MKQKRTAEIKNELGLHARAAAMLVKTSNKYKAKLILTKDDQQVNGKSIMGVLTLAAAKGSRITLEAEGEDASEMLEELTQLIENGFGEK
- a CDS encoding HIT family protein, giving the protein MMPCVFCRIVAKETPAHIVYEDDKTLGFLDHLPIHRGHTLVILKDHHESLLDIPAEGLKDLILATQKVGAGVIKAMGAEGFNLVMNNGRSAGQEVPHAHFHILPRFRGDGLRIGFPRNRYPEEEMRRIQEAIKKELS
- a CDS encoding PTS sugar transporter subunit IIB translates to MELVRVDARLIHGQVICSWLPYVKGTSIIIANDSVSQNPSIQTIMRLSLPEGVCFRAAPVSEIVNLLNQKEFKQEKILLLFSSIRDLQSAVQAGLAIKSLNIGITEQVPQGVPLTKTVSVTPEELEFLEQLTDCGVDIDLRMVPVDHPASFQKVLAKVKNVTP
- the typA gene encoding translational GTPase TypA, whose translation is MQRIINIGIIAHVDHGKTTLVDHLLRQSGAFRANEPVVECIMDSNELERERGITIFSKNAAISYKGVKINIVDTPGHADFGSEVERILKTVDSVLLLVDAAEGPMPQTKFVLKKSLELGLRPIVVINKIDRKDQRAHHVVDLVFELFMELGATDEQLDFPILYTIARQGIAKRSLEEEGKDLGPLFETILAHVPSSADKADLPLQIQVTSLDYDDYIGRIGIGRVYQGKIKRQTPVVVCKRDGRIEPAKINRLFVFEGLKRKEVEEAPCGDIVAIAGIEGITIGDTICLPEAPRPMPPLKIGEPTLTMNFLVNDSPFAGKEGRFVTNRQLKERLEREIQTNVGLRVESLGGVEGYKVSGRGELHLSILLETMRREGYEVQVSRPEVITKEVGGVVMEPIEQLVITVPDPYAGTVIEKLGLRKGEMQGMRSEHGVTVLEYLIPTRGLLGYYTEFMMDTKGEGLLDHSFSHYEPFKGKLVRRPNGVLISGETGITVAYALWNLQERGVLFLGPGVPVYEGMIIGQNSREQDMTVNPCKEKRLTNMRSSTADEAIRLIPHRTLTLEQALEFIEQDELVEVTPKSIRLRKKYLTEQERRRNR
- a CDS encoding PTS sugar transporter subunit IIA, with the translated sequence MIGAVVVAHGQFAQELVHAAEMIVGPLTRVRSVSIDVNDGVNSARERIRKAIKEVDDGSGVLVFTDMFGGTPSNISLSFLDELHVEVITGVNLPMLLKLATTNNGTISLKELASAVKKTGQNSIHVASEFLHR
- a CDS encoding Uma2 family endonuclease, coding for MSLSTSSIFEPITEPEILESIKALPTEDDLPYDDGEPMESERHLMQMIVLIQSLREGWSTPRSYYVGGNMFLYYELNSEKKFRGPDFFLVLDVNNRERKSWVVWQEGMRFPDLIIEILSDKTREIDKGEKKELYERIFRTPEYYLFDPFTQEFIGLKLRDGSYEEEMPDEERKIYSKVTGLYLVIKDGWLRWMTPEGIILPTPSERADQEKQRADQEKQRADQAEQRLKQVEQLLEEYKRRFGSLEE